The genomic region CAGAGCGTCTTTCAGGTGCTTAAAATTAAAACGTTAGGAATATTTGAAAGGTagaatttcatatattaaaaatataatgattcCTTATCGATGGTAGTGTTTTGTTATGAAGGATTCATTGAAGCTGTTTACTACTCAAACTTTCTTTTCTAACGTTCAAATGTCAAATTAATTAGCATGAATGGTATTAACTATTCAGCAACTTCAAAATCAAATTATGTATTTGGAATGACATTAAATCATCTCTCTCACACACTTACAACGCTAaggtcaggggttcgattcccctcggtgtactcagcagatagcctgatgtggctttgctataagaaacacacactctCACACTCGACACTCGCTCATACTTCAGTATTTCTATCCTTTGTTGATAGTGGACCTTGTAAATGAATCATGTTAAAAGGTAATAAGCTATCTCGTTATGTCATGcaaaaaataattctttagtaTTGTATTTGAACATCCGCATACCTGAGTAAGTATGCCGAGGCTTAAAGTATTGAAATTCTGGAAGCaacgtttatttttaaaatatatgtatgtatttgctAAATGTTTCTGCTCATGGTTGCTGTAAGAAAGCTGATGAAAGTAGTTTAACTCTTTTGTAATCTTAACTGAAGACCTGTTCTAAACAGGAAGTTTAAACCAGCTCGTGAATTTGGCCTGAAGGTGTTCGAGCCACGCCATGCCAGGGGCAAGTCGCTTGACACCTGGCAGTGAATGAAAGCAAGCGGATGATATGAACAATCCGCATCTGTTAGTTTCGTCATGGCCCAGATTTGTGGCGAAAGAATAAAGGAGGCGACAAGGGTTGAGCTTTCCTATAAAAACCCCGGGTGCTGCAGGAAGGGTATATCAAACCATTTCTCAGCTCACGTTCTGAATTATCCAAATTTCTGGAACCAACATGCTCAAGGTAAGTTAAAAATGGTCACTGTTGTTTTAGAACTTCAGTAATATTCTGAAAGCAACTACCCACACTTCAACATTCTCATTAGAGAGGTGTAACTTTGTATTTCATCATTATATTCATGATTTAAACTTGTAGaagtttaaaaagttaaattgtGGCCAGTCTTCACTGATAaccagaaatatatttaaaaacagtctCCCTGATATTagattatataataaattcaaaataattttgaaaatattaactatCTTTTTACCTCTTTTTGACATACATTCTCAAGGATATTAGTTAATTAAGAGCAAAGTTTGACTTCCACTATTTCCAGTATCAAAGCTGAATTTAcgtttttcaattgtttttattgtgtataAGTTACCTAATTTTACTTCAGATCTTCCTATGAATTCCACAAGTGCCTTCTTGCTTTAATGCGTATCGTATGTAGAACTTTAaggaaaactgtaaaatatgcGAGGAATCTCAGCTAATCAttgtttagtaataaaataatatgttaatgtTCACGTCTGTGATTATTTAAGGAagctatttcttttattgttcagTTCATAACTGAATGAACCTTTTTTTCTGCCCTTACAGATTTTCGTCCTTTGCCTCACCGTAGCATGTGTTTTTGCTCAATACGCCCCTCAGTATGGCCATGCTCCACAACCCCACAAAGTTGTGAAAGTCATCGCTGCTCCAGCATACCATCCTCCTGCCTTCGAGCAGCCCCCCTACCAGCATGATTCCTATGTAAGCTATAAGTTATACCATATAGACTTAAATGTACTTTTCTTATTTCTTCAAGATAAAATAAGTAAGGGTAGAAACTACTCCTAATACGTTCACTAATTAAAGTACTGTGGGATGTTTCCCTTCACGTTAACTTTGATATtagaaatactttgaaatatttttggtttcacaattcttaattaaattattttatattaaaatatacctcTTTAAATTTGTTATACACCTAATAActtattgtgaatattttatttgcgTCTAATAACCTCTTTTGTATTATGGGTGAAAACATGATATGATATTGGTTTTAAAACCTCCCCAAAACATCTACGGAAGGACACATctgtaattttagtttatttgtttgtttaaaacaaaacaagaatagTTCGGCCTGTTTCACACGTTTAAAAACTTGAATGTTGATCTTATTGAAAAATTCGACCATAATTTAAAATCTCATCTCTTAAATAGGCCAAGCCTCAGCCATACAACTTTGGTTATGAAATTCAGAACGACTATGGAGATCGTCAATGGCAGCATGAACAAGGTGATGAGTATGGAAACAAGCAAGGTTCCTATGGTTACACTGACGCTTATGGAGTCAGCCGCCAAGTGGAATACGTTGCTGATGAGGGCGGTTTCCGTGCTAATATCAAAACAAACGAACCTGGTACTGCAAACCAGAATCCTGCTGACGTCAACATCTATTCTGATGCACCCCCTGTAAAGTATGATGTTCCCCAAAGGGATACGCTCCCAATAACCTTGGATATGCCGCTCCTGTTCCGAAGATCGTCAAAACTGTTCGTCCTGTAGCCTTCGCTGCTGCTGCTCCTGCTTATGGCTATGCTCATCCAGTTGCTTACCCTTATGCTCGCCCTGCCCTCTATGTTAAACCAGTGAGGGCCTACCAACCTTATTGAAAAtcaataatttgaatacaaattttctttatataatataaagtcaGATGGACTGTGGCAAAGCGGCTTCTTAGAAGATGTTTTTTTCTCTGTATAGTTCCTGGCTTACTTCCATAGAGGACGCTAAAAACGTCAGTGGGAGAAGAGAGTTAtttgtacagtttttattttttgctttatgtTTTTATCTGCCTCGTTAATTTCATTTGCTTGATTTCATAAACATTATCACGGGTAAACTTTCCGAAATTCTATTAACTTGCATATCTTTTTTGGATGctctacatattttataataaaattttgttttcaaaatataattgtcAATGTGTGTTTTTGATgagcattttataaaattttgtgtaacacataaaaaaacttagttttaTAAACAGCTGACTTTAACAAAAGTTGTGATACTAGTTACTAATGAAGAATCcccttttatttttcagtttcacttctttattttgtaatcaaCGAACAAAGTATCTATCCCCAGTGACGAGAAAAAGTTTAAGATAgcttataaatttgaaatatttcatggactttaaaaataccagttttttAAAACTCTTGGCTTCACTTAGAATCACAGTTCTGAACTACTTACACTGTCCACCATGAAAATTATTTGCTGAGCAATTCAGTCACGCTAAGAgctactcaacaataacatacggtaaatctacatttttattatttaagttaatgATAGAGTAATTAATTCCTCACTATTTAGTGAAGAACAGTCTGCTTAcgaaataaaatttgacattaacactattaatatctgttctcctgtcatttcaaaagtgtttgttttaaagataagcacgaaactatacaatgggttatctgtgctttcctcactaggggtatcgaaacctaacttATAGTGTTGCAAGACCACACATAATGTgttttgctgaaagaaaacatacaaacactacGGTTGACAATATACAATAGATATGATTATTATTACCGATACACAGTCAAATCTTACAATGAATAAAAGTTTAGAGACattcaagaaatataaataaacaaataaataaataattagaaaaaattatACCCCTATAATGGACAGAAGTGCCAGTTGGGTTTAGACTAGTACTGCAACCGAACCAGTCATCATTTTCGAAATTTAACTTTTGacgaacccggcatggccaggcggttaaagcACGcaactcataacctgagggttgtgggttcgaattcccgtcacaccaaaccaagcatactcgccctttcagccgtgggggcgttataatgtgacggtcaatcccactattcgctgctaaaagagtagcccaagagttgacggtggatggtgatgactagctgccttccctctagtcttatactgctaagttagggacggctagcgcagatagccctcttctagctttgtgtaaaattcaaaaaccaagccaaactttgacaaaaatattcaaagaacaaaaacgaGCTGAAAGACACTGCAACTTTGTTATAGTTATATAAGAGTGGTTGTAAGTAGATAGatcgatatatatacatatacatttttttcgaCTGTGAATTAATACCTTTACTGTTACTCGAAGTCTTCAGAATCGATTAGAATTAAAATGagtaaggtttgtttttgttgttgttaagggcaaagctatacaatgggctaatTGTGTTTAGCCCACAATTAGcatcaaaacatatatttttgttcgTAAGACTACAGGCTTCTCTTGGAGCTAGTGGATTGTAAAATTAGTAAGAATAATTGACTTATTGTCAGTTAGGTCGTTATACTTTgtcaaatgttgttgtttgttataatgcacaaagctacacaaagagctatctgtgctttgtccactaagggtaccgaaacccggtttctagtgctcagacatatcactgtgtcaCTGGAAGTCTTATCAAATAACAAAAGATGACACAAATTTGATTATCTTGTAAActtttttcaacactttctttaCAAAAGATTGCAAAATGCGCGTCACCACATTAGAAGCCTTTTGTGTCATTCTTAGTAAGATTGTATGAATGTGAATGGATTTTTTATAGAAACTTCGGATTGGATTAACTGATAGTCGTATTTTAtaattctaattaattaaattttatgcactttAGTAAGAAATACCTTACATGAAAATAACAGAGTGAGTACAAGATCGGTTATGAAGTCTTAAAACGTTCTACTTGACAATCATTGGCGGACGTTTGTACCTTACGATGTACATTTACAACACTTTGTTTATTGCAAATAACAtttcacattattctgtacacgtGAGAAAGTATTCTTACTCAGTTGATGTACAGcgattattttcaa from Tachypleus tridentatus isolate NWPU-2018 chromosome 1, ASM421037v1, whole genome shotgun sequence harbors:
- the LOC143248240 gene encoding uncharacterized protein LOC143248240 yields the protein MLKIFVLCLTVACVFAQYAPQYGHAPQPHKVVKVIAAPAYHPPAFEQPPYQHDSYAKPQPYNFGYEIQNDYGDRQWQHEQGDEYGNKQGSYGYTDAYGVSRQVEYVADEGGFRANIKTNEPGTANQNPADVNIYSDAPPVKYDVPQRDTLPITLDMPLLFRRSSKLFVL